Proteins from a genomic interval of Capsicum annuum cultivar UCD-10X-F1 chromosome 4, UCD10Xv1.1, whole genome shotgun sequence:
- the LOC107868540 gene encoding aldehyde oxidase GLOX1-like, with protein sequence MKTRITIIPFLIQLAQLLLLLLLPCHRYTAYAAGGTWDLLMSNIGISAMHMQLLNNDRVIMYDRTDFGASNISLPDGKCRNNPNDLTLKVDCTAHSVEYDVSTNSVRPLMVQTDVWCSSGSATSDGSLVQTGGFNDGENFVRVFKPCSGKTSTCDWKEIGSALIQSRWYATNHLLPDGRQIIVGGRDAFNYEFYPKTASTNNLFGLPFLQQTNDPREENNLYPFVFLNVDGNLFIFANNRAVLLDYMTNTIVKTYPQITGGDPRNYPSTGSAVLLPLNMQQETIRAEVLVCGGTKKGSYLRAQRGKFLGALNTCGRITITDPNPKWIMETMPVARTMGDMVILPNGDVLIVNGAGAGTAGWELGRSPVLSPVIYRPDDSLGSRFEVQNPGTIPRMYHSTTVLLRDGRVLVGGSNPHGFYNFTGVLFPTELSLEAFSPSYLDSRSANSRPRIISPASQRKVKYGERIDIRFTIRGSIKRDLVKVTMVAPAFNTHSNTMNQRMLTLSGGKVTGVGISTYKINSIFPNSKNLAPPGYYMLFVVHQDIPSEGIWIRIQ encoded by the coding sequence ATGAAAACTAGAATAACAATTATCCCTTTCTTGATTCAACTTGCTCAACTACTTCTCCTTCTTCTACTACCATGTCACCGGTACACGGCTTACGCCGCCGGTGGCACGTGGGACCTACTTATGTCCAACATCGGCATTTCAGCCATGCACATGCAACTCCTCAACAATGATAGAGTCATCATGTACGATCGTACTGACTTTGGTGCATCCAACATATCTTTGCCTGATGGCAAATGTCGTAACAACCCTAATGACCTCACCTTGAAAGTTGATTGTACTGCCCACTCTGTTGAATACGATGTGTCCACCAACTCAGTACGACCCCTCATGGTCCAGACAGATGTTTGGTGCTCCTCTGGCTCTGCGACGTCCGATGGTTCGTTGGTTCAGACTGGTGGATTCAACGATGGTGAAAATTTTGTTAGGGTTTTTAAACCATGCAGTGGAAAGACCAGCACATGTGACTGGAAAGAAATTGGAAGTGCACTAATACAAAGTAGATGGTATGCCACTAATCATTTGTTGCCTGATGGAAGACAAATTATCGTAGGTGGTCGTGATGCTTTTAACTATGAGTTTTATCCCAAGACTGCTTCAACCAACAACCTATTTGGTCTGCCATTTCTTCAGCAGACTAATGATCCTAGAGAGGAAAACAATCTTTACCCCTTTGTTTTTCTTAATGTGGATGGAAATCTATTCATTTTCGCGAACAATCGAGCTGTACTACTCGATTACATGACAAATACGATAGTGAAAACGTATCCACAAATAACCGGTGGTGACCCGAGAAATTATCCAAGTACGGGTTCTGCAGTTCTTCTTCCGTTAAACATGCAACAGGAAACTATTCGGGCTGAGGTTTTGGTTTGTGGGGGAACGAAAAAGGGTTCATACCTTAGAGCACAAAGAGGTAAATTTTTAGGTGCATTAAATACTTGCGGGCGGATTACAATAACCGACCCGAATCCAAAATGGATCATGGAGACCATGCCAGTAGCTCGAACAATGGGCGATATGGTAATTCTACCAAACGGTGACGTTTTGATTGTGAATGGTGCGGGTGCGGGCACGGCTGGATGGGAACTTGGTAGGAGCCCCGTCTTGAGTCCGGTGATTTACCGTCCTGATGACTCATTGGGTTCAAGATTCGAGGTTCAAAACCCTGGTACCATACCAAGAATGTATCACTCAACAACTGTTTTACTTCGAGATGGTCGAGTTTTGGTTGGTGGTAGTAATCCACATGGGTTTTACAACTTTACGGGAGTTCTATTTCCAACAGAGTTAAGTTTGGAGGCATTTTCACCGTCATATTTGGATTCAAGATCCGCGAATTCACGTCCGCGGATTATTTCACCCGCTTCCCAACGTAAAGTTAAATACGGTGAACGGATCGATATTCGATTTACTATACGTGGATCGATAAAGAGAGATTTGGTCAAGGTGACAATGGTTGCACCTGCATTTAACACACATTCAAATACTATGAATCAAAGAATGCTAACCCTTTCAGGTGGAAAAGTAACAGGAGTTGGAATATCAACTTATAAAATCAATTCGATTTTTCCAAATTCGAAGAATTTAGCACCACCAGGTTACTATATGTTATTTGTGGTTCATCAAGATATACCAAGTGAAGGAATTTGGATCAGGATTCAGTAA